A genome region from Hoplias malabaricus isolate fHopMal1 chromosome 8, fHopMal1.hap1, whole genome shotgun sequence includes the following:
- the LOC136705773 gene encoding pancreatic triacylglycerol lipase-like, with protein sequence MWLIWFGGLVSGIVGAAYGAEVCYGDLGCFSDDYPWSGSIERPIARLPWSPDKIKTRFLLFTRENSNNYQEITANTYSIAGSKYNSSRKTRFITHGFIDKGDENWLLDMCQIMLRVEDVNCICVDWKTGGRTLYTQAASNIRVVGAQIAQMITVFRDNFQQSPANVHVIGHSLGAHSAGETGRRIPGLGRITGLDPAEPYFQGCPAMVRLDPTDARFVDVIHTDALAVIPYLGFGMSQAVGHIDFYPNGGEHMPGCDKNIISQIVDIDGIWEGTRDFVACNHLRAYKYYSDSIITPAGFLGYPCSNDKQFQSGQCFPCANGACATMGHFADTFKVPNGVVNMKFYLNTGDSRPFPRYRYKVSVTIDGSRRNLGYINVALYSSLENTRQYQIHSGTLSPGKTYVLHIDVEKDVGDLSYVKFLWNNSVINPLLPKFGATQITVQRGRDRRVFNFCGKDQVREKILQTLTPC encoded by the exons atgTGGCTGATTTGGTTTGGGGGACTTGTGAGCGGCATTGTGGGAGCGGCATATG GGGCTGAGGTGTGCTATGGAGACCTTGGTTGCTTCTCTGATGATTATCCGTGGAGTGGCAGTATCGAGAGGCCTATTGCCCGCTTGCCGTGGAGTCCTGACAAGATCAAAACACGGTTTTTACTCTTCACACGTGAGAATTCTAATAACTAccag GAAATCACCGCAAACACATATTCCATTGCTGGATCCAAATATAATTCCAGCAGAAAGACCCGGTTTATTACCCATGGATTCATTGACAAAGGTGATGAGAACTGGCTCCTGGACATGTGTCAG ATCATGCTGAGAGTTGAAGATGTGAACTGTATCTGTGTGGACTGGAAAACTGGCGGGAGGACGCTCTACACACAGGCAGCCAGTAACATTCGAGTTGTGGGAGCTCAGATTGCTCAAATGATCACTGTTTTTAGA GACAATTTCCAGCAGAGTCCTGCAAATGTTCATGTCATTGGACATAGTCTGGGTGCACACAGCGCTGGAGAGACTGGCAGAAGAATTCCAGGACTGGGCAGAATTACAG GCCTGGACCCAGCTGAGCCATATTTCCAGGGATGTCCTGCTATGGTGCGACTGGACCCCACTGATGCCCGTTTTGTTGATGTCATTCACACTGATGCTCTTGCAGTTATCCCCTACCTTG GCTTTGGAATGTCTCAGGCTGTTGGTCATATTGACTTCTATCCAAACGGAGGGGAGCATATGCCTGGCTGTGATAAGAACATCATCTCTCAGATTGTAGACATTGATGGCATTTGGGAAG gcaCCCGCGACTTTGTGGCCTGCAACCATCTGAGAGCCTACAAATACTACAGCGACTCCATCATAACTCCAGCAGGCTTTCTGGGATACCCCTGCTCTAACGACAAGCAGTTTCAGTCT GGACAGTGCTTCCCCTGTGCCAATGGTGCTTGCGCTACTATGGGTCACTTTGCAGACACCTTCAAGGTACCCAATGGAGTGGTAAACATGAAGTTTTATCTGAACACAGGCGATTCTCGACCATTCCCAC GTTATCGCTACAAAGTGTCAGTCACTATTGATGGCTCTCGAAGGAATTTAGGATACATCAATGTTGCACTGTACAGTAGTTTAGAAAATACTCGCCAGTATCAGATTCACAG TGGCACGCTGTCTCCTGGTAAGACATATGTGCTCCACATTGACGTCGAAAAAGATGTAGGTGATCTGAGCTATGTGAAGTTTTTGTGGAACAACAGTGTGATCAATCCTCTGCTGCCCAAGTTTGGTGCCACTCAAATTACAGTGCAGAGAGGAAGAGATCGGAGAGT GTTCAATTTCTGTGGAAAAGATCAAGTGCGGGAGAAAATCCTCCAGACACTGACCCCCTgctaa
- the gins1 gene encoding DNA replication complex GINS protein PSF1: MFCEKAVELIRELQRMSDGQLPAFNEDSIRQVLEEMKALYEQNQSDVNEAKSEGRSQLIPTIKFRHCCLLRNQRCVTAYLYDRLLRIRALRWEYGSVLPTAIRFHMCAEELEWFNQYKKSLATYMRSLGGEEGLDITQDMKPPKSLYIEVRCLKDHGEFEIDDGTVILLKKNSQHFLPRWKCEQLIRQGVLEHVIS; the protein is encoded by the exons ATGTTCTGTGAGAAGGCAGTGGAGCTGATTCGAGAGCTGCAGCGCATGAGCGACGGACAACTGCCGGCTTTTAAT GAGGACAGCATTCGACAAGTTCTTGAAGAAATGAAAGCTTTATATGAGCAGAACCAAAGTGATGT TAATGAAGCCAAGTCTGAGGGTAGGAGTCAACTGATACCAACCATCAAGTTTCGCCACTGCTGTTTGCTGAGGAACCAGCGCTGTGTTACAGCCTATCT TTATGACCGCCTCCTTCGAATTCGTGCTCTGCGATGGGAATATGGGAGCGTTTTACCTACAGCAATTCGGTTCCACATGTGTGCAGAAGAG CTGGAGTGGTTCAATCAGTACAAGAAGTCCTTGGCCACCTACATGAGATCACTTGGAGGAGAAGAGGGGTTGGATATAACACAAGATATGAAGCCCCCTAAGAGCTTATATATTGAG GTGCGCTGTCTGAAAGATCATGGTGAATTTGAAATAGATGATGGTACAGTGATTCTCTTGAAGAAAAATAGTCAG CATTTTCTGCCACGATGGAAATGTGAGCAACTTATTCGACAGGGAGTGCTGGAGCATGTCATTTCTTGA
- the ninl gene encoding ninein-like protein isoform X2, protein MDEEEQNRYVAQLKEEFDSCDTTGTGYLDKEELTVLCHKLSLDAHLPLLLDTLLGPQHYARVHFEEFKEGFVAVLSRSLDISTSEEESSYLEPAVPEEVKPKFVKGTKRYGRRSRPDKTATGLTADSEDSIPFGAEHDETPATGLRRAKLRRSTSLESVESLKSDEDTGTNKESIQHSFEAQGQLKRWKPDSSGNPKQSAGLCQDVTDGQVKAVWEELGVGSCGSLNRQELSLVCDHIGLKDLHSEELDALFQKLDKDQDGKVSLSEFQRGLFRHRELPAPTAASTPVRANTQRNPSQALEERVVRSASPSLLSATVGQRLLTRLDDGSGCTSPERVIALWNEEGIHNSRDILQTLDFPLEERLSLAELTLALDNELLVSGNGIHQAAIISYKDEIQFLQMLANQACQERDKAKADLDLADRRNFQLVREIDDHHATMESLNESKIKDLEQDFRDKLTALRCETEQENEVLLQQLDKERAKLKEEVDLLKAQEAILQEEARTALKENSRLEEEMCVLKEKLSESESTVSKLKKDLDHMLHDKYGGLDPNSAELLHQEERLSGIVKEYELQCRELQDRNDELRSELEALKSHCLGKRSRRSKDGFSTLTWSTHRALTTDSDSDDPEMKKVTSPQVRKGTDKNALGSLESIAPTVSIETELAMEQMKERYEQEVQDLKIQLETKVNFYERSIELMKQNMEIERKEIAQSYKMEISELEEQKAVAEERLEQLRQTVERLEGELRVKGEGMAWGPEQERRAQREQAELEQNYAREISNIVHRLTAEKDQLEAELKLKKDQQVLLVRAQLDEVNSENSALKDRLAVLQQDVTRLEEEVNKKSKKLEEMEREHTRAQEEVEKLHKENSKCREVVLDLSTRNLHLSNENAELNSRLHSDQGAVQMLTEKLAQVSQEQEDVAASFKQLQDTSSRLEKEKIDLQASKQAEKEHLEIELKAVKEKLKHLTEVESALTSLTLKNQSLQQEKDELLKEAEERNKKRETLQGHISTLETQTEQLHTQLYSMSKEKNAYIQEVSAHRIMLEESQEKVLQLEANLHELCKEKQQLQEIHKMHEQTATSVLQEELKIVRVHNDDLLNKVAASESELQTQQLELQRVKHECLTLKSKQADLETAKHQAEQQALRANTDLSLSQAQHVREVQQLREQVSTGTREQLAHLNTLLTEYQTRAQQLEEQLHTQARQASNQLNLQQEQYEKVMENMQERMDEVEAKLKSVRVMLQEKVNQLKEQLAKNTKSDLLLKDLYVENSQLMKALQVTEQRQKSAEKKSFLLEEKVITLNKLLRKIAPASLSA, encoded by the exons GACTCAATTCCATTTGGGGCTGAGCATGATGAGACTCCTGCTACAGGTCTGAGGAGGGCGAAGCTTAGACGCTCCACCTCATTAGAGAGCGTAGAG AGTCTGAAGTCTGATGAAGACACAGGGACCAACAAGGAGTCTATTCAACATTCTTTTGAAGCTCAAG GTCAGTTAAAACGTTGGAAGCCAGACAGCTCAGGAAATCCTAAGCAGTCCGCAGGTCTATGCCAGGATGTGACGGATGGGCAGGTGAAGGCGGTATGGGAGGAGCTGGGGGTTGGTTCTTGTGGATCACTGAACAGACAGGAGTTATCACTGGTCTGTGACCACATTGGGCTCAAAGATCTACATTCTGAG GAATTAGATGCTCTCTTTCAAAAACTGGACAAGGACCAGGACGGAAAAGTGAGTTTGAGTGAGTTCCAGAGAGGTCTGTTCAGACATAGAGAATTACCTGCACCCACAGCTGCGTCCACTCCTGTTCGAGCCAACACTCAGCGCAACCCTTCACAG GCTCTGGAGGAGCGAGTGGTGCGCTCAGCCTCACCCTCTCTGCTGTCAGCTACTGTGGGCCAGAGACTACTGACCAGACTGGACGATGGCTCGGGCTGCACTAGCCCAGAGAGAGTCATCGCTTTATGGAACGAGGAGGGAATTCACAACAGCAGGGACATCTTACAG ACTCTAGATTTTCCTTTGGAAGAGCGGCTGAGCCTTGCTGAGCTCACTCTGGCCCTGGACAATGAGCTGCTGGTCAGCGGCAATGGCATCCACCAGGCGGCCATCATCTCTTACAAGGACGAGATCCAGTTCCTACA AATGCTGGCAAATCAGGCTTGCCAAGAGAGAGACAAGGCCAAGGCTGACCTGGATTTGGCTGACCGTAGAAACTTCCAGCTGGTCAGAGAGATTGATGATCATCATGCCACCATGGAGTCACTTAATGAGTCCAAAATCAA GGATTTGGAGCAGGACTTCCGGGATAAGCTGACTGCACTGAGGTGTGAGACAGAGCAAGAGAATGAGGTTCTGTTGCAGCAGCTGGACAAAGAAAGAGCCAAGCTAAAAGAAGAGGTGGATCTCTTGAAGGCCCAAGAAGCCATTTTGCAGGAAGAAGCCAGAACTGCCCTTAAG GAGAACAGTCGTTTGGAAGAGGAGATGTGTGTTCTGAAGGAGAAGCTATCTGAATCAGAAAGCACCGTTTCTAAGTTAAAGAAGGATTTAGACCACATGCTACATGACAAG TATGGTGGCTTAGATCCAAACAGTGCAGAACTGCTACACCAGGAGGAGCGCCTCTCAGGGATCGTGAAGGAATATGAACTTCAGTGCAGG GAGTTGCAGGACAGGAATGACGAGTTGAGGTCAGAACTAGAAGCACTAAAGAGCCATTGCTTAGGAAAGAGAAGCAGACGTTCCAAGGACGGCTTCTCCACTCTCACCTGGTCCACCCACAGAGCATTGACCACAGATTCTGATTCTG atgatccagaaatgaaaaaagtcaCATCTCCCCAGGTCAGGAAAGGTACTGACAAGAATG CGTTGGGTTCTTTGGAAAGTATAGCCCCCACTGTAAGCATTGAGACAGAGCTAGCCATGGAGCAGATGAAGGAGAGGTATGaacaggaagtccaggatctgAAGATCCAGTTGGAGACTAAG GTGAATTTCTATGAGCGCTCCATAGAGCTGATGAAGCAGAACATGGAGATTGAGAGAAAAGAAATTGCACAGAGCTACAAGATGGAGATCAGTGAGCTAGAGGAGCAGAAAGCTGTGGCAGAGGAAAGGCTAGAGCAGCTGCGTCAGACAGTGGAGCGGCTGGAGGGAGAATTAAGGGTTAAGGGCGAGGGCATGGCCTGGGGTCCTGAGCAAGAGCGGCGGGCTCAGAGGGAGCAGGCCGAACTGGAGCAGAACTATGCCCGCGAGATCAGCAATATTGTACACCGCCTCACTGCAGAGAAAGACCAACTAGAGGCAGAACTGAAACTGAAGAAGGACCAGCAGGTGCTGCTTGTTCG AGCCCAACTTGATGAGGTTAATTCTGAAAACAGTGCACTGAAAGATAGGCTAGCTGTTTTACAGCAGGATGTGACAAGGCTTGAAGAAGAGGTCAACAAAAAGAG CAAGAAACttgaggagatggagagagaacaTACAAGGGCTCAGGAGGAAGTGGAGAAGTTGCATAAAGAG aactcTAAGTGTCGAGAAGTGGTGCTGGACCTGAGTACACGGAACCTGCATTTGAGCAATGAGAATGCAGAGTTAAATTCTCGTCTGCATTCTGACCAAGGAGCAGTGCAGATGTTGACTGAAAAACTTGCACAGGTGTCTCAAGAGCAGGAAGATGTCGCTGCCAGTTTCAAACAACTGCAGGACACATCCAGTCGgctagagaaagagaaaatcgATCTGCAGGCAAGCAAGCAAGCGGAAAAGGAACACCTGGAAATAGAATTAAAAGCAGTAAAGGAGaag CTTAAACATTTGACAGAAGTCGAGTCTGCTCTAACCAGTTTAACTCTGAAAAACCAGTCACTGCAGCAGGAAAAGGATGAATTGTTAAAGGAAGCAGAGGAAAGGAACAAGAAG CGAGAAACGCTTCAGGGGCATATCAGTACTCTCGAAACCCAGACAGAACAGCTTCACACTCAGCTTTATTCAATGAGCAAAGAAAAGAATGCTTACATCCAGGAGGTATCTGCACACCGCATAATGCTGGAAGAGTCTCAAGAAAAG GTTCTGCAGCTTGAAGCAAATTTGCATGAGCTTTGTAAAGAAAAGCAACAGCTTCAGGAGATTCACAAGATGCATGAACAAACAGCAACCAGCGTTCTGCAAGAAGAGCTGAAGATTGTGCGAGTGCACAATGACGACCTTTTGAACAAG GTGGCAGCATCTGAGTCTGAGCTGCAAACACAACAGTTGGAGCTTCAGAGGGTAAAACATGAATGCCTTACCTTAAAGTCTAAACAGGCAGACCTGGAGACGGCCAAGCATCAAGCAGAACAACAG GCCTTAAGGGCGAACACTGATTTGTCACTGAGTCAGGCTCAGCATGTGCGTGAAGTCCAGCAACTGCGGGAACAGGTCAGTACTGGTACCCGAGAGCAGCTTGCTCACCTGAACACTCTGCTTACTGAATACCAGACCAGAGCTCAACAGCTGGAAGAGCAACTCCACACTCAGGCCCGGCAAGCCAGCAATCAGCTCAACCTTCAGCAG gAGCAATATGAGAAAGTGATGGAGAACATGCAGGAGCGAATGGATGAGGTGGAAGCCAAGCTAAAGAGTGTGCGTGTAATGCTACAGGAGAAAGTCAATCAGTTGAAAGAACAG TTGGCTAAAAATACCAAGTCCGATCTGCTGCTGAAAGACCTGTATGTTGAGAACTCTCAGCTCATGAAGGCTCTGCAGGTAACAGAGCAGAGGCAGAAAAGTGCAGAGAAGAAATCTTTTCTCTTGGAAGAGAAGGTCATCACTCTCAACAAACTCCTGCGCAAAATAGCCCCTGCTTCCCTTTCTGCTTAG
- the ninl gene encoding ninein-like protein isoform X1: MDEEEQNRYVAQLKEEFDSCDTTGTGYLDKEELTVLCHKLSLDAHLPLLLDTLLGPQHYARVHFEEFKEGFVAVLSRSLDISTSEEESSYLEPAVPEEVKPKFVKGTKRYGRRSRPDKTATGLTADSEDSIPFGAEHDETPATGLRRAKLRRSTSLESVESLKSDEDTGTNKESIQHSFEAQGQLKRWKPDSSGNPKQSAGLCQDVTDGQVKAVWEELGVGSCGSLNRQELSLVCDHIGLKDLHSEELDALFQKLDKDQDGKVSLSEFQRGLFRHRELPAPTAASTPVRANTQRNPSQALEERVVRSASPSLLSATVGQRLLTRLDDGSGCTSPERVIALWNEEGIHNSRDILQTLDFPLEERLSLAELTLALDNELLVSGNGIHQAAIISYKDEIQFLQMLANQACQERDKAKADLDLADRRNFQLVREIDDHHATMESLNESKIKDLEQDFRDKLTALRCETEQENEVLLQQLDKERAKLKEEVDLLKAQEAILQEEARTALKENSRLEEEMCVLKEKLSESESTVSKLKKDLDHMLHDKYGGLDPNSAELLHQEERLSGIVKEYELQCRELQDRNDELRSELEALKSHCLGKRSRRSKDGFSTLTWSTHRALTTDSDSDDPEMKKVTSPQVRKGTDKNALGSLESIAPTVSIETELAMEQMKERYEQEVQDLKIQLETKVNFYERSIELMKQNMEIERKEIAQSYKMEISELEEQKAVAEERLEQLRQTVERLEGELRVKGEGMAWGPEQERRAQREQAELEQNYAREISNIVHRLTAEKDQLEAELKLKKDQQVLLVREEMEEQLSQMKAECSEVQCSFQQKLQEQTEQHYREMCALEARIQELEKELRRERLLSVEHLGKEQAQICSSAALERKKLEEKHQAEVSKLKECICRMQSEAEIKSNADEDLLSLQKQLKEKLEEMCVQLEDNTISMKAQDALIQNLTSELHAKDQEMDIKKEREQKLLSKVSQLEQKLNSEREKKRELLDRQRVEKTKEELLSKQSQLEERHAADKTREQELLEKLSFFEQGLESMRMESEMLQKEKERMQENCNHLSTAFVQQQTRLEEQEKEIEQLRENLEKTQEALKNRDDDLSRQASELVSVEMHRDRLAEELISQGIVIKDLQVEVQRLSEDWDQLNELTHNLQNTLNQEHGKTAQLQTLLTLEQEEKSQLSQENSLYCRLSDQLSSQIVEMEAESGKLREDIEELTLEILHRDKKVEELETQLDAKAKEMDLLWNEVSQKMDLIQNVNQLSSEVKLLTNLVEDKEKELCSLREEADNSTNQLQQALMDSQMEAQRVQEEFEQEKNRMKEQLLQMERLVMTLETVMDPASPHRAQLDEVNSENSALKDRLAVLQQDVTRLEEEVNKKSKKLEEMEREHTRAQEEVEKLHKENSKCREVVLDLSTRNLHLSNENAELNSRLHSDQGAVQMLTEKLAQVSQEQEDVAASFKQLQDTSSRLEKEKIDLQASKQAEKEHLEIELKAVKEKLKHLTEVESALTSLTLKNQSLQQEKDELLKEAEERNKKRETLQGHISTLETQTEQLHTQLYSMSKEKNAYIQEVSAHRIMLEESQEKVLQLEANLHELCKEKQQLQEIHKMHEQTATSVLQEELKIVRVHNDDLLNKVAASESELQTQQLELQRVKHECLTLKSKQADLETAKHQAEQQALRANTDLSLSQAQHVREVQQLREQVSTGTREQLAHLNTLLTEYQTRAQQLEEQLHTQARQASNQLNLQQEQYEKVMENMQERMDEVEAKLKSVRVMLQEKVNQLKEQLAKNTKSDLLLKDLYVENSQLMKALQVTEQRQKSAEKKSFLLEEKVITLNKLLRKIAPASLSA, translated from the exons GACTCAATTCCATTTGGGGCTGAGCATGATGAGACTCCTGCTACAGGTCTGAGGAGGGCGAAGCTTAGACGCTCCACCTCATTAGAGAGCGTAGAG AGTCTGAAGTCTGATGAAGACACAGGGACCAACAAGGAGTCTATTCAACATTCTTTTGAAGCTCAAG GTCAGTTAAAACGTTGGAAGCCAGACAGCTCAGGAAATCCTAAGCAGTCCGCAGGTCTATGCCAGGATGTGACGGATGGGCAGGTGAAGGCGGTATGGGAGGAGCTGGGGGTTGGTTCTTGTGGATCACTGAACAGACAGGAGTTATCACTGGTCTGTGACCACATTGGGCTCAAAGATCTACATTCTGAG GAATTAGATGCTCTCTTTCAAAAACTGGACAAGGACCAGGACGGAAAAGTGAGTTTGAGTGAGTTCCAGAGAGGTCTGTTCAGACATAGAGAATTACCTGCACCCACAGCTGCGTCCACTCCTGTTCGAGCCAACACTCAGCGCAACCCTTCACAG GCTCTGGAGGAGCGAGTGGTGCGCTCAGCCTCACCCTCTCTGCTGTCAGCTACTGTGGGCCAGAGACTACTGACCAGACTGGACGATGGCTCGGGCTGCACTAGCCCAGAGAGAGTCATCGCTTTATGGAACGAGGAGGGAATTCACAACAGCAGGGACATCTTACAG ACTCTAGATTTTCCTTTGGAAGAGCGGCTGAGCCTTGCTGAGCTCACTCTGGCCCTGGACAATGAGCTGCTGGTCAGCGGCAATGGCATCCACCAGGCGGCCATCATCTCTTACAAGGACGAGATCCAGTTCCTACA AATGCTGGCAAATCAGGCTTGCCAAGAGAGAGACAAGGCCAAGGCTGACCTGGATTTGGCTGACCGTAGAAACTTCCAGCTGGTCAGAGAGATTGATGATCATCATGCCACCATGGAGTCACTTAATGAGTCCAAAATCAA GGATTTGGAGCAGGACTTCCGGGATAAGCTGACTGCACTGAGGTGTGAGACAGAGCAAGAGAATGAGGTTCTGTTGCAGCAGCTGGACAAAGAAAGAGCCAAGCTAAAAGAAGAGGTGGATCTCTTGAAGGCCCAAGAAGCCATTTTGCAGGAAGAAGCCAGAACTGCCCTTAAG GAGAACAGTCGTTTGGAAGAGGAGATGTGTGTTCTGAAGGAGAAGCTATCTGAATCAGAAAGCACCGTTTCTAAGTTAAAGAAGGATTTAGACCACATGCTACATGACAAG TATGGTGGCTTAGATCCAAACAGTGCAGAACTGCTACACCAGGAGGAGCGCCTCTCAGGGATCGTGAAGGAATATGAACTTCAGTGCAGG GAGTTGCAGGACAGGAATGACGAGTTGAGGTCAGAACTAGAAGCACTAAAGAGCCATTGCTTAGGAAAGAGAAGCAGACGTTCCAAGGACGGCTTCTCCACTCTCACCTGGTCCACCCACAGAGCATTGACCACAGATTCTGATTCTG atgatccagaaatgaaaaaagtcaCATCTCCCCAGGTCAGGAAAGGTACTGACAAGAATG CGTTGGGTTCTTTGGAAAGTATAGCCCCCACTGTAAGCATTGAGACAGAGCTAGCCATGGAGCAGATGAAGGAGAGGTATGaacaggaagtccaggatctgAAGATCCAGTTGGAGACTAAG GTGAATTTCTATGAGCGCTCCATAGAGCTGATGAAGCAGAACATGGAGATTGAGAGAAAAGAAATTGCACAGAGCTACAAGATGGAGATCAGTGAGCTAGAGGAGCAGAAAGCTGTGGCAGAGGAAAGGCTAGAGCAGCTGCGTCAGACAGTGGAGCGGCTGGAGGGAGAATTAAGGGTTAAGGGCGAGGGCATGGCCTGGGGTCCTGAGCAAGAGCGGCGGGCTCAGAGGGAGCAGGCCGAACTGGAGCAGAACTATGCCCGCGAGATCAGCAATATTGTACACCGCCTCACTGCAGAGAAAGACCAACTAGAGGCAGAACTGAAACTGAAGAAGGACCAGCAGGTGCTGCTTGTTCG GGAGGAGATGGAGGAACAGTTATCTCAGATGAAGGCGGAGTGCAGTGAGGTTCAGTGCAGTTTTCAGCAGAAGCTGCAGGAACAAACTGAGCAGCACTACAGGGAGATGTGTGCCTTGGAGGCTCGAATACAGGAGCTGGAAAAGGAGTTGCGTCGTGAACGCCTTCTCAGTGTCGAGCATTTGGGAAAAGAACAGGCTCAGATCTGCAGCAGTGCTGCTCTAGAGAGGAAGAAACTGGAAGAGAAGCACCAGGCAGAGGTCAGCAAACTGAAGGAGTGCATTTGCAGGATGCAGTCTGAGGCTGAAATTAAGTCTAACGCTGATGAAGATTTGCTCAGTCTACAGAAACAGCTGAAGGAGAAGTTGGAAGAGATGTGTGTCCAATTGGAAGACAACACGATCTCAATGAAAGCCCAAGATGCCCTCATTCAAAATCTGACATCTGAACTGCATGCCAAAGACCAGGAGATGGACATTAAGAAGGAAAGAGAGCAAAAGCTGCTCAGTAAAGTGTCACAATTGGAGCAGAAGCTCAATtcggaaagagagaaaaagcgGGAGCTTCTTGACAGGCAAAGGGTAGAGAAAACCAAAGAAGAGCTACTCTCCAAGCAGTCTCAGCTTGAAGAAAGGCATGCAGCAGATAAAACCAGGGAGCAAGAGCTTTTAGAAAAATTAAGTTTCTTTGAACAGGGGCTGGAGAGTATGAGAATGGAATCAGAAATGCtgcaaaaagagaaagaaagaatgcaGGAAAATTGCAATCATCTATCAACGGCATTTGTCCAGCAGCAAACACGGCTTGaggaacaagaaaaagaaatcgAGCAGCTTAGAGAAAACTTGGAGAAAACACAAGAAGCACTGAAGAATAGAGACGACGACCTCTCAAGACAGGCTTCTGAGCTGGTTTCTGTGGAAATGCACAGGGACAGACTTGCAGAGGAACTGATAAGTCAAGGCATTGTAATAAAGGACCTTCAGGTAGAGGTTCAAAGGCTTTCTGAAGATTGGGACCAATTGAATGAGTTGACACACAACTTACAGAATACCCTGAACCAAGAGCATGGCAAGACTGCTCAACTTCAAACGCTACTGACCCTGGAACAAGAAGAGAAGAGTCAGCTTTCCCAGGAGAATTCCCTTTACTGCCGTCTTTCTGACCAGCTGTCATCCCAGATTGTGGAAATGGAGGCTGAGTCAGGCAAGCTCAGGGAGGACATTGAGGAGCTGACACTGGAGATACTTCACAGGGACAAAAAGGTAGAAGAACTTGAGACACAGCTGGATGCCAAAGCCAAAGAGATGGATTTGCTCTGGAATGAAGTAAGCCAGAAGATGGACTTGATTCAGAATGTCAACCAACTCTCCAGTGAGGTAAAACTTTTAACTAACCTTGTGGAGGACAAGGAGAAGGAGCTGTGCTCCCTGAGAGAAGAAGCAGACAACAGCACCAATCAGCTGCAGCAAGCATTGATGGATTCCCAGATGGAAGCTCAGCGGGTGCAGGAGGAATTTGAGCAGGAGAAAAACCGAATGAAGGAGCAGTTACTGCAAATGGAGAGGCTGGTCATGACTCTGGAAACAGTGATGGACCCAGCCAGTCCACACAG AGCCCAACTTGATGAGGTTAATTCTGAAAACAGTGCACTGAAAGATAGGCTAGCTGTTTTACAGCAGGATGTGACAAGGCTTGAAGAAGAGGTCAACAAAAAGAG CAAGAAACttgaggagatggagagagaacaTACAAGGGCTCAGGAGGAAGTGGAGAAGTTGCATAAAGAG aactcTAAGTGTCGAGAAGTGGTGCTGGACCTGAGTACACGGAACCTGCATTTGAGCAATGAGAATGCAGAGTTAAATTCTCGTCTGCATTCTGACCAAGGAGCAGTGCAGATGTTGACTGAAAAACTTGCACAGGTGTCTCAAGAGCAGGAAGATGTCGCTGCCAGTTTCAAACAACTGCAGGACACATCCAGTCGgctagagaaagagaaaatcgATCTGCAGGCAAGCAAGCAAGCGGAAAAGGAACACCTGGAAATAGAATTAAAAGCAGTAAAGGAGaag CTTAAACATTTGACAGAAGTCGAGTCTGCTCTAACCAGTTTAACTCTGAAAAACCAGTCACTGCAGCAGGAAAAGGATGAATTGTTAAAGGAAGCAGAGGAAAGGAACAAGAAG CGAGAAACGCTTCAGGGGCATATCAGTACTCTCGAAACCCAGACAGAACAGCTTCACACTCAGCTTTATTCAATGAGCAAAGAAAAGAATGCTTACATCCAGGAGGTATCTGCACACCGCATAATGCTGGAAGAGTCTCAAGAAAAG GTTCTGCAGCTTGAAGCAAATTTGCATGAGCTTTGTAAAGAAAAGCAACAGCTTCAGGAGATTCACAAGATGCATGAACAAACAGCAACCAGCGTTCTGCAAGAAGAGCTGAAGATTGTGCGAGTGCACAATGACGACCTTTTGAACAAG GTGGCAGCATCTGAGTCTGAGCTGCAAACACAACAGTTGGAGCTTCAGAGGGTAAAACATGAATGCCTTACCTTAAAGTCTAAACAGGCAGACCTGGAGACGGCCAAGCATCAAGCAGAACAACAG GCCTTAAGGGCGAACACTGATTTGTCACTGAGTCAGGCTCAGCATGTGCGTGAAGTCCAGCAACTGCGGGAACAGGTCAGTACTGGTACCCGAGAGCAGCTTGCTCACCTGAACACTCTGCTTACTGAATACCAGACCAGAGCTCAACAGCTGGAAGAGCAACTCCACACTCAGGCCCGGCAAGCCAGCAATCAGCTCAACCTTCAGCAG gAGCAATATGAGAAAGTGATGGAGAACATGCAGGAGCGAATGGATGAGGTGGAAGCCAAGCTAAAGAGTGTGCGTGTAATGCTACAGGAGAAAGTCAATCAGTTGAAAGAACAG TTGGCTAAAAATACCAAGTCCGATCTGCTGCTGAAAGACCTGTATGTTGAGAACTCTCAGCTCATGAAGGCTCTGCAGGTAACAGAGCAGAGGCAGAAAAGTGCAGAGAAGAAATCTTTTCTCTTGGAAGAGAAGGTCATCACTCTCAACAAACTCCTGCGCAAAATAGCCCCTGCTTCCCTTTCTGCTTAG